From a single Sphingosinicellaceae bacterium genomic region:
- the rpoH gene encoding RNA polymerase sigma factor RpoH produces MANVPAKITSIPALGGEAGLNRYLSEIRKFPLLAPEEEYMLAKRWAEHQDPDAAAKMVTSHLRLVAKIAMGYRGYGLPVAELISEGNIGLMQGVKKFDAERGFRLATYAMWWIRASIQEYILRSWSLVKIGTTAAQKKLFFNLRRLKGKIDAMEDGDMKPADVEKIATTLGVTNDEVISMNRRMSMGGDTSLNAPLREEGEGEWQDWLTDTGPIQDEIVANEQERTQRHAMLVDAMEGLNDREKHILTQRRLVDDPETLEELSQQYGISRERVRQIEVRAFEKLQKGIRNLAGERRLLELA; encoded by the coding sequence ATGGCTAATGTTCCCGCCAAGATCACGTCCATCCCCGCCCTCGGCGGCGAGGCTGGCCTCAACCGTTATCTGTCAGAGATCCGCAAGTTCCCGCTGCTCGCGCCCGAGGAGGAGTACATGCTCGCCAAGCGCTGGGCCGAGCACCAGGACCCCGATGCCGCCGCCAAGATGGTGACCAGCCATCTGCGCCTGGTTGCCAAGATCGCCATGGGTTACCGCGGCTATGGGCTGCCCGTCGCCGAGCTGATTTCCGAGGGCAACATCGGACTCATGCAGGGCGTCAAGAAGTTCGACGCCGAGCGCGGCTTCCGCCTCGCGACCTATGCGATGTGGTGGATCCGCGCCTCGATCCAGGAATACATCCTGCGCTCGTGGAGCCTGGTTAAGATCGGCACGACGGCGGCCCAGAAGAAGCTGTTCTTCAACCTGCGCCGACTCAAGGGCAAGATCGACGCGATGGAGGACGGCGACATGAAGCCGGCCGACGTCGAGAAGATCGCGACGACGCTCGGAGTGACCAACGACGAGGTCATCTCGATGAACCGCCGCATGTCGATGGGCGGCGATACCTCGCTCAACGCGCCGCTGCGCGAGGAGGGCGAGGGCGAGTGGCAGGACTGGCTGACCGACACCGGCCCGATCCAGGACGAGATCGTCGCCAACGAGCAGGAGCGCACCCAGCGCCACGCCATGCTTGTCGACGCGATGGAGGGACTGAACGACCGCGAGAAGCACATCCTGACCCAGCGCCGTCTGGTCGACGACCCGGAGACGCTCGAGGAGCTGTCGCAGCAGTACGGCATCAGCCGCGAGCGTGTCCGCCAGATCGAGGTGCGCGCCTTCGAGAAGCTTCAGAAGGGCATCCGCAACCTCGCGGGCGAGCGCCGGCTGCTCGAGCTGGCGTGA
- a CDS encoding nucleotidyltransferase family protein — protein MRPSAALDLHRDAVRALIAAHRAVNPRVFGSVAAGTDTEDSDLDLLVDALPGTTLFDLGDLYGELQNLLGVRVDLVTPGDLSKYIRADVVAAARPL, from the coding sequence GTGAGACCCTCCGCCGCCCTCGACCTGCACCGGGACGCGGTGCGCGCGCTGATCGCCGCGCACCGCGCGGTCAATCCGCGCGTGTTCGGCTCAGTGGCTGCGGGTACGGATACCGAGGACAGCGATCTCGACCTGCTTGTCGACGCTTTGCCCGGTACGACCCTGTTCGATCTCGGAGACCTCTATGGGGAGTTGCAGAACCTCCTCGGTGTGCGGGTCGATCTGGTGACACCGGGCGATCTCTCGAAATACATCCGCGCCGATGTGGTCGCCGCCGCCCGCCCATTGTGA
- a CDS encoding DUF86 domain-containing protein: protein MIDARVGKLLRQMQECGRNAIDYVEGLTRDEFLASSLQQSAVAMMIVVIGEIATTIAVEYPVFASSHADVRWTSMRNMRNRIAHGYYDLNWEVVWDTVDVDLPPLLTWVEMVLDADA from the coding sequence GTGATCGATGCGCGTGTCGGAAAGCTGCTGCGCCAGATGCAAGAATGCGGACGAAATGCTATCGACTATGTCGAGGGCCTGACGCGCGACGAGTTCCTGGCTTCGTCGCTGCAACAGAGTGCCGTCGCCATGATGATCGTCGTCATTGGCGAGATCGCAACAACGATCGCTGTCGAGTATCCAGTCTTCGCATCGTCGCACGCGGATGTGCGCTGGACCAGCATGCGCAACATGCGCAATCGCATCGCGCACGGCTATTACGACCTGAACTGGGAGGTCGTCTGGGACACCGTCGACGTCGACCTGCCCCCGCTCCTGACCTGGGTCGAAATGGTCCTGGATGCCGACGCCTGA
- a CDS encoding FAD-dependent oxidoreductase has product MPTPDVIVIGAGAAGIAAARRLRSGGVSVLVLEASGRIGGRAHTVVREGLALDLGCGWLHSAERNPWVGLAEEAGLTVDRSNPGWDRQWRDLGLPPADHADFRRAFEAFDDEVVRLAAGDDVPLSAALPAAGRWAGAIDAVVGYLDGASAGEVSLHDHHAFDSEASTNNWRILEGYGTAVARAADGLDMRLGTPVSAVEVVGSGVRVTTPGGIVEASRVIVTVSSGILASGAIRFTPGIPDVVAAAADLPMGRVGKLFLAVEGADELPTNGHLRGRPGEARSASHRLRPFGWPVIECYYGGPYAADLEASGEAGTADAMIGELTGLLGSNWRDRLRPLAISRWHDEPYIGGAWSYARPGRRGARFHLAVPVADRIFFAGEATHPVDIGTAHGAHATGVRAADEVLASLGRA; this is encoded by the coding sequence ATGCCGACGCCTGACGTCATCGTCATCGGCGCAGGCGCTGCCGGGATCGCGGCGGCGCGCCGGTTGCGCTCGGGCGGTGTATCCGTGCTGGTGCTCGAAGCGTCCGGCCGCATCGGCGGGCGCGCGCACACCGTCGTGCGCGAGGGGCTGGCGCTCGACCTCGGCTGCGGTTGGCTGCATTCCGCCGAGCGCAATCCGTGGGTCGGACTCGCCGAGGAGGCCGGGCTGACGGTCGACCGGTCGAACCCGGGCTGGGACCGGCAGTGGCGCGACCTCGGGTTGCCACCTGCTGACCATGCCGACTTCAGGCGCGCGTTCGAAGCCTTCGACGACGAGGTGGTGCGCCTGGCGGCGGGCGACGACGTGCCGCTGTCTGCGGCGCTCCCTGCTGCCGGTCGCTGGGCCGGCGCGATCGACGCGGTCGTCGGCTATCTCGACGGAGCGAGCGCGGGCGAAGTCTCGCTGCACGACCACCACGCCTTCGACAGCGAGGCCTCGACCAACAATTGGCGGATTCTTGAGGGCTACGGCACCGCGGTCGCGCGCGCCGCCGACGGCCTCGATATGCGACTGGGCACGCCGGTTTCGGCGGTCGAGGTCGTCGGTAGCGGCGTGCGGGTGACGACTCCGGGCGGGATCGTCGAGGCCTCGCGGGTCATCGTCACGGTTTCGAGCGGCATCCTCGCCTCCGGCGCCATCAGGTTCACGCCCGGCATTCCCGACGTCGTCGCTGCCGCTGCCGACCTGCCGATGGGCCGGGTCGGCAAACTGTTCCTCGCCGTCGAGGGCGCCGACGAGTTGCCGACCAACGGGCACCTCCGCGGCCGCCCCGGCGAGGCGCGCTCGGCCAGCCATCGCCTCCGCCCCTTCGGCTGGCCGGTGATCGAATGCTATTATGGCGGCCCCTATGCCGCCGACCTCGAAGCCAGTGGCGAGGCTGGCACAGCCGATGCGATGATCGGCGAACTGACCGGCCTGCTTGGCTCGAACTGGCGCGACCGCCTGCGCCCGCTGGCGATCAGCCGCTGGCACGACGAGCCGTACATCGGCGGGGCCTGGTCCTATGCCCGCCCGGGCCGGCGCGGGGCGCGGTTCCACCTCGCCGTCCCGGTCGCGGACCGCATCTTTTTCGCCGGCGAGGCGACACATCCGGTCGACATCGGCACCGCGCACGGCGCGCACGCCACCGGGGTCCGCGCCGCCGACGAAGTGCTGGCGAGCCTCGGTCGCGCTTGA